The Paraburkholderia megapolitana genomic sequence GACGTGATCGCGGTAAGGTGGCCGGCCGTCGCCGTGTAGTTGGCCGGCTTGCCGTCCAGCGATATCGAGTGGTGGGTGATAGCCGCCTTATCGAACGCGGCGGTCGCAGCCAACGATGCCGTCGCGCTCGAACTGTAGCGATTCGGATCGGTGTACGGCTGATCGGCCGGCAACGCGCCCGCGGCGGAAGAGGTCGCCTTTGCCTGCGTGTTGGCGTTGAGTTTCGCTGCACTGGAGGAACTACCCGAGTCACCGCCACACGCGGACAAGCCGACGCATGATGCGGCGATCAGTATCGCCAGACATGGTTTGTTTTTCATTGGACGCTCTCGACGAAGCACGGTTGATCAAGGTCTTGCGGTTGCGGCCTCACAATTTCATTGGTTATCCAGATTATTATCGGCGCAGGCTTCGCGGATTCCGTGCAGTCGTGGCTAATCAAACCGGATATCGCCTCTCTGTCGATAATCCGCCGGCAAGCCGACGCACATCGTTTATAGATTGCTGGTAATGGGGACGCAAGGTAGATAACAATTATTGAGGATTGTTATGCGAGGCAGCGACCACAACGTTGCGAGCAGCGTGACCGCGTATTCCACCGAAGAATGAAAATTCACTGGAAACAGCACCGAAAATTTATTTACCGACCGGTCGGTTGGTTTATACTCCGGAAACAGACAACTCTCGACGAGAGCGCTCCCCATGTACACGCAATCCCTCGATATCCCGGGCAACGTCGCACCGCTGGACGCAGCCGCAGGTTCCCCAGAACAGTCGCGCTTCGACGCCGTGATGACCGCCGACGGCAAGATTGAGCCGCAGGACTGGATGCCCGAAGCCTATCGAAAGACACTTGTAAGGCAGATTTCGCAGCACGCGCATTCGGAAATCGTCGGCATGCTGCCGGAAGGCAACTGGATCACGCGCGCGCCGAGCCTGAAGCGCAAGGCGATCCTGCTCGCCAAGGTCCAGGACGAAGCGGGCCACGGCCTCTATCTATATAGCGCGTGCGAAACGCTCGGCGTGTCGCGTGACCAGTTGGTCGATGCGTTGCACGCGGGCAAGGCCAAGTATTCGAGCATCTTCAACTACCCGACGCCGACATGGGCCGATGTCGGTGTAATCGGCTGGCTGGTCGACGGCGCGGCGATCATGAACCAGATTCCGCTGTGCCGCTGCACGTACGGTCCGTATGCGCGCGCGATGATCCGCATCTGCAAGGAAGAGTCGTTTCATCAGCGCCAGGGTTTCGACTCGCTGATGTCGATGATGAAGGGTACGCAAGCACAACGCGAACTCGTGCAGCAGGCCGTGAACCGCTGGTGGTGGCCAGTACTGATGATGTTCGGCCCCAGCGATAAAGACTCGATACACAGCAACCAGTCGTCGCAGTGGGGCATCAAGCGCATCTCGAACGATGATCTGCGCCAGAAATTCGTCGACGCCACGGTAGACCAGGCCAAGGTACTCGGCGTCACGCTGCCGGACCCGGACCTCAAATGGAATGAAGCGCGCGGTCAGCACGACTACGGCGCGATCGACTGGGAAGAATTCTGGCGCGTCGTCAACGGCGACGGCCCCTGCAACAAGGAGCGTCTCGCCACTCGCGTGAAGGCGCACGACGACGGCGCGTGGGTTCGCGAAGCCGCGCTCGCCCACACCGAAAAGCAGCGTCAGCGCGCGCAGCAGCAAGCCGCCTGACCCCACGCAAAGATTCAGGAGATCCGCAATGGACAAGTCAATCAACAAGGAATGGCCGATCTGGGAAGTGTTCGTGCGCAGCAAGCAGGGACTCGACCACAAGCACTGCGGCAGCCTGCACGCCGCCGATGCATCGATGGCGTTGCGCATGGCGCGCGACGTCTACACGCGCCGCCAGGAAGGCGTGAGCATCTGGGTGGTGCCGTCGTCGGCGATCACCGCATCCGATCCCAACGACAAGGCCGAGTTGTTCGAACCGGCCGGCGACAAGATCTACCGCCATCCGACGTTCTATACGCTGCCCGACGAAGTCAACCACATGTAAGCGCGTCATGGACATCACGACCCAACATCTTTCCTACGTGCTGCGTCTCGCGGATACCGCGCTCGTGCTCGGTCAACGCAACGCCGAGTGGTGCGGTCACGGCCCGATCCTCGAAGAAGACATCGCGCTCGCCAACATGAGCCTCGATCTGATCGGCCAGGCGCGGCTGCTGTACAGCCACGCGGCCGCGCTCGAGCAGCAGCTCACCGGCACGATCCGCACCGAAGACGACTACGCGTACTTCCGCGCCGAACGCGAGTTCGCCAACTACACGCTGGCCGAGTTGCCGCACTACGGTCCGCTCGCCGGCACCGCGCACGCGGACAACGACTACGCGGTCACGATCGTGCGCAACTTCTTCTACTCGACGCTGATGGCACACCTGTGGACCACGCTCGCAGCATCGACGGACGAGCAACTGGCTGCGATCGCGGCGAAGTCGATCAAGGAAACGCGCTATCACGTCCATCATGCACGCGAGTGGCTGATCCGCTTCGGCGACGGCACCGACGAATCGCATCGCCGCGCGCAAGCGGCGCTCGACTATCTGCTGCCCTACACGCGTGAATTCTTCAGTACCGATGCCGTCGAGGAAGCAGTAAGCGCAGCCGGCATCGGCCCGCAAACCGCAACGCTCGAAGCCGCCTGGTTTGCCGACGTACGCGCAGCACTCGAAGAAGCCACGCTCGCGCTGCCCGAACCGGTGAAGCACATCACCACCGGCAAGCACGGCGAGCATTCCGAGCACATGGGTTATCTGCTCGCGGAACTGCAAAGCATCGCGCGGCAGCATCCCGGCGCGACCTGGTAACTGGACGCAGAGTACGACCGTGATCTCGACCACGCCATCCGCCGGCACCGACGACCCGACGCTGCAACGCGCCTGGCACGCGCTCGAAGCCGTGCCGGACCCTGAGATTCCCGTCGTGTCGATCCGCGAGCTCGGCATCCTGCGCGACGTGCGGCGCGGTATCGACGGCACGCTTGAAGTCGTGATCACGCCGACCTATTCCGGTTGCCCTGCGATGTCGCAGATCGCCGAAGATGTTGCGCAGGCACTCGACACCGCCGCGCTCACGCCATACCGTATCGAAACCGTGCTCGCGCCCGCATGGACCACCGACTGGATCACCGCCGACGCCCGCGAAAAACTACGCGCGTACGGCATCGCCCCGCCCACCGGCGATTGCGCAAGCCATACATCGGCCACATCGAGCGAAAGCCAAAGCCCGAGCCAGGTCATCCGCTTCATACCGAGACCGCTCGCAGCACCCGCTTGCCCACGCTGCGGCTCCGCGCACACAGAACGTCTCGCGCAATTCGGCTCGACGGCATGCAAGGCGTTATATCGCTGCCTCGACTGCCGCGAACCCTTCGACTACTTCAAACCATACTGATATGGCCACCCCGCAATTCCATTCGCTGCGCATCCGGGAAGTCCGTCCCGAAACCGCCGACGCGGTCTCGGTCGCCTTCGAAGTCCCCGAGTCCCTGCGCGAGCTGTATCGCTTCACGCAAGGTCAGTTCGTGACGCTGAAAACGCACATCGACGGTGAGGAAACGCGCCGCTCGTATTCGATCTGCGTCGGCGTCACCGATTACGACCGCGACGGCGAACTGCGCGTCGGCATCAAACGCGTGCGTGGCGGCCGCTTTTCGAACTTCGCGTTCGACACGCTGCAGCCGGGACACACGATCGATGTGATGACACCCGACGGCCGCTTCTTCACCCACCTGAACGCAGGCCAGGGGAAACAGTACGTCGCATTTTCGGGCGGCTCGGGCATCACGCCGGTGCTCGCGATCATCAAGACGACGCTCGAAATCGAGCCGCGCAGCACGTTCACGCTGGTTTACGGTAATCGCAGCGTCGACGCGATCATGTTTGCCGAAGAGCTCGAAGACCTGAAGAACCGCTTCATGAACCGCTTCGTGCTCTATCACGTGCTGTCCGATGACATCCAGGATGTCGAGCTGTTCAACGGCGTGCTCGACCAGCAGAAGTGCATGGACTTCCTGAACACGCTCGTACCGGCCGATTCGATCGACGAAGCGTTCATCTGCGGCCCCGCGCCGATGATGGACGCTGCCGAAAACGCACTGAAAACGGCCGGCGTTGCGCCGGCGCAAGTGCACGTCGAGCGTTTCGGCACACCGCTGCCGCAGGCCGGCGCACCGATTGTCGAAATCACCGACAACACCCCGGCTGCCGACCTCGAAATCGTTCTCGATGGCAAACGGCGCAAGCTGCGTCTGCCCTACAAGGGCGTGAGCGTACTCGACGTCGGACTGCGCGCCGGCCTCGCGCTGCCGTACGCGTGCAAGGGCGGTGTCTGCTGTACCTGCCGCGCGAAGGTGCTGGAAGGCGAAGTGACGATGGACAAGAACTACACGCTGGAAGAACACGAGGTGCGCGACGGCTTCGTGCTCACGTGCCAGTGCCACCCGGTGAGCGAGCGCGTCGTGGTCAGCTACGACGAACGCTAGGCAATCACCCGCGCACACCTTCAAACGCCCACTGCGCCGCTTCCGGCGCGGTCGCGATCCGCTTACACTAGGGGCCGCTCACGTCCGGGACTCCATTCCGGCTGTGAGCGGCCTTTTTCACGGAGTGGGCAATCAGCTTTCGATGAGCACAATCCACATAACCAATGGCGACGTGGCGGCGGAATCGCTGCGCGGCGCCCTACGCGAAGCGAACCGCGACGACCGTGTGCTCGCGCTGCGCGACGATCTCGCGGTCGGGCCTCTGCGCGGCGCCGATGAATCGCCCGATATACGCGCGGACTTCTGGCAACGCGTGAGCAGCGACGGCACACGCGACTTCATCGGCGAGTTTGCCGACCAGGCCACCGAGCTGGAACGACTGGTCGCCGCGGACTCACATGTGGTGATCTGGCATGCACAAAGCGCCGCTGATCAATTGACGCTGCGGCGCGTCTGCTACCACCTGCGCAACAGCCCTCAGCGGTTGAACGAAGTGCGCCTGTCGATCGGTGATCTGACCGACCCTGGCGCCTGGGCGCATAGCCGCGCCGATCAGGCGACTTCCGTCGGCATGTTCGCGCCGGCGGTACTGCGCGCGCATCTGCGCGACGCAGCGCCGATCTCCGTGCTGCGCATCAGCCGGCTCGCGCTTGAATGGCAGGAAGTGAAGCAGGCGAACGGCGAGACACGGCGCCTGCGCGACAACACGTTCACGAGCGGCAGCTTCGGCGAACTCGACAGCTTCCTGCTCGGCCAGGCCA encodes the following:
- the paaA gene encoding 1,2-phenylacetyl-CoA epoxidase subunit PaaA, which encodes MYTQSLDIPGNVAPLDAAAGSPEQSRFDAVMTADGKIEPQDWMPEAYRKTLVRQISQHAHSEIVGMLPEGNWITRAPSLKRKAILLAKVQDEAGHGLYLYSACETLGVSRDQLVDALHAGKAKYSSIFNYPTPTWADVGVIGWLVDGAAIMNQIPLCRCTYGPYARAMIRICKEESFHQRQGFDSLMSMMKGTQAQRELVQQAVNRWWWPVLMMFGPSDKDSIHSNQSSQWGIKRISNDDLRQKFVDATVDQAKVLGVTLPDPDLKWNEARGQHDYGAIDWEEFWRVVNGDGPCNKERLATRVKAHDDGAWVREAALAHTEKQRQRAQQQAA
- the paaB gene encoding 1,2-phenylacetyl-CoA epoxidase subunit PaaB encodes the protein MNKEWPIWEVFVRSKQGLDHKHCGSLHAADASMALRMARDVYTRRQEGVSIWVVPSSAITASDPNDKAELFEPAGDKIYRHPTFYTLPDEVNHM
- the paaC gene encoding 1,2-phenylacetyl-CoA epoxidase subunit PaaC — protein: MDITTQHLSYVLRLADTALVLGQRNAEWCGHGPILEEDIALANMSLDLIGQARLLYSHAAALEQQLTGTIRTEDDYAYFRAEREFANYTLAELPHYGPLAGTAHADNDYAVTIVRNFFYSTLMAHLWTTLAASTDEQLAAIAAKSIKETRYHVHHAREWLIRFGDGTDESHRRAQAALDYLLPYTREFFSTDAVEEAVSAAGIGPQTATLEAAWFADVRAALEEATLALPEPVKHITTGKHGEHSEHMGYLLAELQSIARQHPGATW
- the paaD gene encoding 1,2-phenylacetyl-CoA epoxidase subunit PaaD; this encodes MISTTPSAGTDDPTLQRAWHALEAVPDPEIPVVSIRELGILRDVRRGIDGTLEVVITPTYSGCPAMSQIAEDVAQALDTAALTPYRIETVLAPAWTTDWITADAREKLRAYGIAPPTGDCASHTSATSSESQSPSQVIRFIPRPLAAPACPRCGSAHTERLAQFGSTACKALYRCLDCREPFDYFKPY
- the paaE gene encoding 1,2-phenylacetyl-CoA epoxidase subunit PaaE gives rise to the protein MATPQFHSLRIREVRPETADAVSVAFEVPESLRELYRFTQGQFVTLKTHIDGEETRRSYSICVGVTDYDRDGELRVGIKRVRGGRFSNFAFDTLQPGHTIDVMTPDGRFFTHLNAGQGKQYVAFSGGSGITPVLAIIKTTLEIEPRSTFTLVYGNRSVDAIMFAEELEDLKNRFMNRFVLYHVLSDDIQDVELFNGVLDQQKCMDFLNTLVPADSIDEAFICGPAPMMDAAENALKTAGVAPAQVHVERFGTPLPQAGAPIVEITDNTPAADLEIVLDGKRRKLRLPYKGVSVLDVGLRAGLALPYACKGGVCCTCRAKVLEGEVTMDKNYTLEEHEVRDGFVLTCQCHPVSERVVVSYDER
- a CDS encoding DUF1835 domain-containing protein, with the translated sequence MSTIHITNGDVAAESLRGALREANRDDRVLALRDDLAVGPLRGADESPDIRADFWQRVSSDGTRDFIGEFADQATELERLVAADSHVVIWHAQSAADQLTLRRVCYHLRNSPQRLNEVRLSIGDLTDPGAWAHSRADQATSVGMFAPAVLRAHLRDAAPISVLRISRLALEWQEVKQANGETRRLRDNTFTSGSFGELDSFLLGQATGAWQPAARLAAALMSANIGFLISDGVALWRCRELAAAGRVRLRGDASSWRTLELCAAGAAQCAALSTCPD